Part of the Cyprinus carpio isolate SPL01 chromosome A1, ASM1834038v1, whole genome shotgun sequence genome is shown below.
tgatttaccacgcgcgcaagcatcagttgtatGCTCGTTTTTGTGGGCTCGagtgttacaaagctgtcattaagttgaagttatcacacagtcctcgatcaagccgctcactcgctctgtttggcttcattacagtgtgctccttagcactgggagctccctctgctgtccataaggtgcctctgtGCACcggccatttcaaacccagcctccagtatttgggccacgcctcctaatttgcatacactcctcaatcctcaatcctcaaatgcccaatcctcaatcttcaaatgcccaatcctcaatcctaaatggctaaatgattaaatgcccaatcctaaataccaaattcacaatcctaaatccccaaatgcccaatcctaaatcctaaatggctaaatgaccaaatgcccaaccctaaatagaaaatgcccaatcctaaatacaaaatgcccaatcctaaatacaaaatgccctatcctaaataccaaattaattttcgacttggactttaagtttcaagtttagatttttagttttggtttaagacttttagttttagacttttagtttataatctgaccaaataattcctCCATAGCTCTCAGTCTGTGTGCGTGAGAAAAAGAGGTGCACTGAGGTTGAACGGAAAGTTGGTTTTGAAATGGTTTGTCCATGTTTTACGCATTTTACTAGTGTAAGGGTGCACGTGCATGCAGCTAGGCACTGTGTGGACATGCTCccttatgtaattattattagagTAGAATAATTTGTATTCATTAACATTAGAGTGAGGGTATAATAATTTTGCTTGAGCATATAAATAGGCCTACAGATCCCTCATTCACCAATAATTGTGTAATTAACAGTGGTCACGTATTTTCAATTATCTGTTCATGGgagcagttgtggcctaatggttagagagttggacttgtaacccaaaggttgcagacTTGAGTGTGCACTTGgataaaatgcagagcacgaatttcgAGTATGGGACATCACACTTGGCTAtgtcacatcattttttttatccCCCACATTATACCTGCTTATATCATGGTAAGGTTTAATAAGTTTTTCTATAATATGTGCACTAGTTTTAATCCCAAACTTCCTGACCTAAAATGCATGGGCAAGCTTTCCATCCTGCATGGTGACAAATGAACTAGTTGTTTTGATCCAGACCAAAGCAAATTTCATATGCTTGCATCATTGTATTACAACAAAATGCTTTTCCTcctaacttttattttcttttcattgaaCCTTAATTCAGAGGTCAGCATCACTGTAAAGTAGGTGAACTGATCATGTGGTTGCCATCACTTCTATGTCCATGTATGTTTCCTACGTGACAAACTCAGTTCTCCACCCACCATTGTCTCGTTTACCAGTCAGTCTGTCCAGGTCTTTCTTGCAGCTGTCTAGAGGCGCCACATAACCTGTGCATGACATCCGATCCTGGCTGAGACAAAGTTGATTCTTCAGATATGAATGTCTGAAAAGATGCACAAAacttcattgtgttttctctatTTATAGAACTTGAATCAGTGCAACActgaaaccaaaccaaaacatttCATACGGAACAAAGTGCCTTAAAACCTCCTGCCTACACACTGACACGAAACCTTTCAAACTCTAATTTCACATAATCCACTGACGTAAAGACGGACCCTCTTTGGGGAACAGGTGGGTCTATATCTACACAGGCAGCTCATCCTCAGCTTGCAATCATTCCCTGTAGAAGAAACAGAGAGATCGTGAGAATTCATCCAGACGTGAAGATGTTGGCAGTTGTGGTTGTTTTATTCCTGGCAGCCGGCGTGAGTGACAGCGTGATTTTGAGTAAATGTGAGCTGAAGCGGCAGCTTGAAAGTGGCCTTACTCTCCCAGTTCCCAATTCTACAGACATACTGGCACAGAGTGAGTCTCTATTTACATCTGGAGCTTTAGATAACAATCACTGCTTCTGTGAAGATTAAAATAGTTAATACCGTTTCATTAGTTTCCAGGTGAgcatagtgattttttttctcacttttattGAAAGGTTCTTAATTGGCATGCTTCCATGAAGAACGTTTAAACATCTATGGAAACTTTGCATTTCATAAAAGGTTCTTAATAGTATAAGAAAGTttttagattgttaaaatgttatttgaggtaagaaaataaatgacttaaaatggtgcttctgtggcattgctgtgaaaacccattttgaaactttcatttttaagatGTATGGAATAGAGTGTTCTTCAAAATTGACTTTTCAGGAAAATTCTCTTTACAGTCGTGTGTCACGTCCAGCTGACCTCTGGCTTCAATACCAGCGCCATTAAGACGATCGCTGAGCCACAAGAGCACAGCGGTGGTCAGGGTTCTCGCCATGGTAGGTCTCCCAGAGGAAAAAATCCAGGCAGCCCCTCCAGGCCAGCCACCCCTGCGCCCCGTGTGGAAAGTGACGAGGACGAAAGTGAGGTCTGGACTCTGTACGGCTTGTTCCAGCTTAGTGACCACGTGGTGTGCCGCTCTACTCAAAGTCGTACACTGAACCTCTGTGGGCTGACCTGCGACAGTGAGTATATGAAAGAGATGGTCGATACAGCAAAATAACCATAACAGGCTGATCAGGACCAGTTTGGGgttcatttgaaagaaattaatacttttattcaataaggatgcattcaattgatcaaaagtgacagtaaagacatttatgttacaaaagatttctattaaaataattgctgttctttacattcatctattcatcaaagaatcctgaaaaaaagagtatgtttccacaaaaatatgaagcaaattCGGCTTTGCACCacaagaatacattacattttacaacattttaaaatagaaaacagttattttaaattgtaatattgtttcaGAATATTCCTGttcttactgtatatttgatcaaataaatgcagccttggtgagcagaagatactttttttatatgcataaatattCTCTAAAATTAGATgaaatatgattgttttttttttgttttttttcagagctGATTGACGATGACACCCGTGATGACATAGCCTGCATCCAGGCCCTTATAAATGCAGTGTAAGTAAACTGAATTTAATAGCACACACAAAAGTCAGAAGATTATATTATCATTTCAAGCTGTGCTATAACATTATACTTTATTtcctgaaatgtgttattttagatGTAGTGATTAATTTTGCAGACTGTAGTATTAATGTTTATTCCATACATTATATTAGTGAATATAAAGCAGGAGAGTGCAAGTGTCCTGATATTGTGTTCATCTGACTCTAACAGATCTGCGCCGATTCCTGACCCCAAAACTGCTAAACACATCCATAAAATGTGAGTGAATGAAACAAGAACCAATTCAATACAGcaattaattgaaaaaacaaatgaattttcTGTGTTTGCATGCAAGTATATTAAAAATTGATAATGAGACCTCTAAATCAGCTAATGTCACTGCTTGACTAAACCAGATTTTCTAATAATGATACTTGAATGTTTGCTGCTTTGCATTGACAGGATCTCGCTGATCCACCAGCCACAGTGCATCACCGTGAACGCCACTTCATACTTCGCCAGCTGTTAAACACCCGGAATTCAAGACCTCTTGTAGCTCCCtgctttatttttgcatttctgtgCATTTATATTCGTAGCTTTCTTGCAGGACCACAAAATCCCAGCACAAGTAGCTTATTAAAACCATTTGAAAAGCAGTGTTGTGCTCATGAGCTTCATTAATGTGCCTCTTCAGTCTGAAGTAGATAACTGAAATGAACATTTCCATGTCCATTGTGCTGCCAAAGccaattcaaatcaaatgaagaaaaaaaaagcatttttaaggaggtaagagtgtgtggtgtgtaggAGTTGGTGGTTGATACTGTAAAATGACTGAATGATGGTTCAGTAAGTGGTTAAGATACGTGAGTTAAGATATTTTACGCACCATTTTCTGTATTCAGTGGGCAATATAATAAGTACATATAATATCCACTAGATGGAGTGCTTGTTAACGAATGGATTGTGGCGCTGAAGTATGATTATTGATTATGTCTACTGACAAAATTGTTGACAAAATAACTTTAACTAGGCCtaatgttttgtgaaatataGAAATTTCATGATAAAGCGGGATTAatcatgttttaaatgcatattgttatttattattttaatttacttgcaTATAGCCTACATTAAACCTACATGAGGCCTAAGAAGCCTAATG
Proteins encoded:
- the LOC109049052 gene encoding alpha-lactalbumin-like — translated: MLAVVVVLFLAAGVSDSVILSKCELKRQLESGLTLPVPNSTDILAQIVCHVQLTSGFNTSAIKTIAEPQEHSGGQGSRHGRSPRGKNPGSPSRPATPAPRVESDEDESEVWTLYGLFQLSDHVVCRSTQSRTLNLCGLTCDKLIDDDTRDDIACIQALINAVSAPIPDPKTAKHIHKMISLIHQPQCITVNATSYFASC